Proteins encoded together in one Nitrospirota bacterium window:
- a CDS encoding dienelactone hydrolase family protein — protein MAESIRETMVQYPSDKVTMRAFVAAPHTKERRPAVIVVQEWWGLTDHIKDVACRYAAEGYVAIAPDLYSRLGNALTTDPAEAGKLMNTLKQEDGLTDLNATVAYLKTVPEVDAKRIGVTGFCMGGSYALMLPCVNSDIKAAAPFYGQVPNPDTPLQKLAGPVLYIYGEDDGWITKVDVQRLAAALKKYNKPGEIKTYPGAPHAFFRDTDKTVYRPEAAKDAWARTKAFFKQHLSA, from the coding sequence ATGGCCGAGTCAATCAGGGAAACGATGGTCCAGTATCCTAGCGACAAGGTGACGATGCGGGCCTTTGTCGCAGCTCCTCACACCAAAGAGCGGCGTCCCGCGGTTATCGTGGTTCAGGAGTGGTGGGGACTGACCGACCACATCAAGGACGTGGCCTGTCGCTATGCCGCAGAGGGCTACGTCGCCATCGCGCCGGACCTCTACTCCCGTCTGGGCAATGCTCTTACAACAGATCCAGCCGAAGCAGGCAAGTTGATGAATACCCTCAAACAAGAAGATGGACTGACGGACTTGAATGCGACGGTGGCATATCTCAAGACCGTTCCGGAAGTAGACGCGAAGCGAATCGGCGTCACGGGATTCTGCATGGGCGGGTCCTATGCGTTGATGCTGCCCTGCGTCAATTCTGACATCAAAGCCGCCGCGCCATTTTATGGCCAGGTGCCAAATCCCGACACTCCATTACAGAAGCTTGCCGGTCCGGTTCTCTATATCTATGGTGAAGACGATGGCTGGATAACCAAGGTGGACGTGCAGCGGCTTGCGGCGGCGCTGAAGAAGTACAATAAGCCTGGGGAAATTAAGACCTATCCCGGCGCGCCTCATGCGTTTTTCCGTGATACGGATAAGACGGTCTATCGGCCTGAGGCGGCCAAGGATGCTTGGGCAAGGACGAAGGCTTTCTTTAAACAACACCTCAGTGCGTAG